DNA sequence from the Rubrivirga sp. SAORIC476 genome:
GGTACCGTTGGGGGTCGGAGCCGTGCTGGTGCTCTCCCTCGTGATGACGGCTCGCATCCCCGAGGCAGGTGCCGGGTGGCGGGTCGCGTTCGTCGCCATCCACCTCGTGGGCAGCGCAGGCCTGTTCGTGTATCTGCGAAGGGCGACCGTATCGGTGCGTCGACTGATCGGTGTGGCCGTCGTGCTGCGCTTGCTGGCGCTCCCCATGCTCCCGACGCTCTCCGACGACGGATACCGGTACCTGTGGGATGGGCTGGTCGCGCAAGAGGCGCAGGTATCTCCATACGACTATCGCCCCTCTGACCCTGTTCTCGCCCCGTGGCAGAGCGAGACGGTGTTCGAGGCCATGAACTCGCCGGCGTACTACTCGGTGTACCCCCCCGCATCCCAGGCGGTGTTCCGTCTGTCCACACTCGGGTACCGGACGGTAGGATGGGAAGCGAGCTGGTGGATGCTGAAGCTGCTGCTCGTCCTGACCGAAGGCGTAGGAATTGTCGCTTTGGCTCGGCGGGTCGGGGCAACGCGAGCGGCGTACTACGCCTGGAGTCCGCTCGCTGTGGTCGAGATCGCGGGCCAGGGGCACACCGAGGCGCTCGTCGTCGCGGGACTCGGGGCCGCGCTGTGGGCTGGAGCCACGCGCATGCCCTGGGCCTCGGTCGGGGTCATGGTGGCGGCCCTCGCCAAACTGTACCCGTTCGCGCTACTTCCGATGGCATGGCGACGCGATGGGGTGTGGGGCTTTGTGGCCTCCGCGGCCCTGGCCGTGCTGCTCTCCGCCCCGGTCTGGTCGCCCGACGCGGGGAGCCACGTTCGGGAGTCGCTGGGGTTGTTCCTGGGCACCCTTGATGCCTTCGCGGCACCGTACCGGGCGTTGAAAGCGCTCCTGTATCCGCTCGTCGGTGAAGCCGCCGGGCGGTGGGCGAGCGGTGCATTGACCGCCGTCTTCGCGAGTACCGCCGGTGTCGCTCTGCTGGTCGACGACGGGACCCGACGCGGCATGCTGCTCTCGCTCGCTCTCGTGGTGGTGGGGTTCACGCTTACAGCGGCCACCCTGCACCCCTGGTACTGGCTTCCCCTGCTGTTCCTGTATCCGTTATTGGAAAACCGTTGGATCTGGTGGATCTGCGCAACATCAACCCTCGGATACATCCCCTACGTGCTTCCTGGAGCCGATCTGCTGGTGCTCACCGTCGGGTGGGGTGGGGCCGCCGTGCTGGCCTGGAAAGACCGACCTCAGCCTGCAGGCCATGGGGCGAGCTCCGCGAGCAGCGAAGCGGCCGTCGTGGCTGACGCGTCGACCCAGCGTGCCTCGGGGTAGCGGCGGTACCAGGTGAGCTGTCGCTTTGCGTACCGGCGGGAGTTGCGCTGGATCAGCCGGATCGCCTCGTCGAGATGTCGCTCCCCATCCAGGACGGGAAGCAGTTCGCGGTACCCGATCGTCGCCTCCAGCGTCGGCCGGGCATGGGGCGATGCCTCGAGGATCGACTGCACTTCGTCCATCAGACCCGCCTCGATCATGTCAAGCACTCGCGCGTCGATGCGGCGGTACAACTCGTCCCGAGGTCGCGTCAGGACGACCAGGATCGCTGGATGGGGAGGAGCCACGCCTTCCCACGCGGTAGACGGCCGACGCCCGGTTTCGCGCCACAGACCGACGAATCGAATCAATCGGTGAGTCTTGGATGGGTCCAACGTGTCAGCGGCTACCGGATCGGCCGTTCTCAACTCCTCATACAGACGCTCGGCGCCGTCGGGCTGGGCGACCTCTTCCAGAAGCTGGGCTTCGAGCGATGGGGAGACAGCGGGGAGGTCGGCCAGCCCCTCCAGAAGTGCATGCACGTACAGCGTCGATCCTCCGGCGACCACGACGGGGTGTTGCCTCTGCTCAATGTCCGCTATTGCCTTCTGGGCAACTTCCAAAAAACCACCCGCAGACCAGCG
Encoded proteins:
- the miaA gene encoding tRNA (adenosine(37)-N6)-dimethylallyltransferase MiaA, producing MSPLLIIAGPTGVGKSSLAHEVAGIVGAEILSADSRQVYRGMTIGTAKASDDEREQHPYHLVDILAPGVRWSAGGFLEVAQKAIADIEQRQHPVVVAGGSTLYVHALLEGLADLPAVSPSLEAQLLEEVAQPDGAERLYEELRTADPVAADTLDPSKTHRLIRFVGLWRETGRRPSTAWEGVAPPHPAILVVLTRPRDELYRRIDARVLDMIEAGLMDEVQSILEASPHARPTLEATIGYRELLPVLDGERHLDEAIRLIQRNSRRYAKRQLTWYRRYPEARWVDASATTAASLLAELAPWPAG